A genomic region of Raphanus sativus cultivar WK10039 chromosome 6, ASM80110v3, whole genome shotgun sequence contains the following coding sequences:
- the LOC108808544 gene encoding probable E3 ubiquitin-protein ligase RHB1A, with protein MDTKSSSSRFLDIQVTARVQSSSSYSSEVIIFQSHHVEILLQDKPNGSSLIETLGSCPDPRHKDSTLSLAFDNLTPSYIFQRLFNKLKDYDLSKHIKECTIGEFQRRDLPQGQPLLITVVVKSTRKVYLEREEMCSICFEDFESKPMRLFPGCFHQFHRECLFEWIERRGHDSCPLCRHLFE; from the coding sequence ATGGATACTAAATCATCATCATCGAGGTTCCTCGATATCCAAGTAACCGCTAGGGTTCAATCTTCCTCCTCGTACTCCTCAGAGGTTATCATCTTTCAATCTCACCACGTGGAGATACTCTTACAAGACAAGCCCAACGGTTCTTCTCTCATCGAAACCCTAGGCTCCTGCCCGGACCCTCGCCACAAGGACTCTACTCTCTCCCTTGCTTTCGATAACCTCACACCGAGCTACATCTTCCAGCGCCTCTTCAATAAATTGAAGGACTACGACTTGTCAAAGCACATAAAGGAATGTACTATTGGTGAATTTCAAAGGCGAGACTTGCCGCAGGGGCAACCACTGCTCATCACCGTTGTTGTGAAATCAACACGCAAAGTGTATTTGGAAAGAGAGGAGATGTGTTCAATATGTTTCGAAGATTTCGAGAGTAAACCAATGCGCTTGTTCCCCGGTTGCTTCCATCAGTTTCATAGAGAGTGTCTTTTTGAATGGATCGAGAGAAGAGGCCATGACTCTTGCCCTCTCTGCCGCCATCTTTTCGAATAA
- the LOC130495838 gene encoding uncharacterized protein LOC130495838: MRKLSSFDGTADERDGEFLRPVATVAVRDDENQEEQVKVEQPVCREDRRGGDHHRLGRYGAADERDGEFLRPVAKLRIPCEEEQVATVAMRDDENQEEQARVNLLASPLVAPIGIQFSSASVGGCSGRKMVPVSTSADVMSGGLPDTEMLRKRMENIAEAHGLEGVSTECANTMNAVLDVYLKKLIKSCVDLVGTRSTNGIGEGLDKRQSQKMVNSVQIQTPDRRQDEHYVSLVDFRTAMELNPQQLGEDWPTLLERISIRSLRNTDF, translated from the exons ATGAGAAAGTTGAGTAGCTTTG ATGGTACTGCTGATGAAAGAGACGGTGAGTTTCTTCGTCCTGTTGCAACTGTAGCTGTGAGAGATGATGAAAATCAAGAGGAGCAGGTGAAG GTTGAACAGCCAGTTTGTAGAGAAGACAGAAGAGGTGGTGATCATCATAGATTAGGAAGATATGGTGCTGCTGATGAAAGAGACGGTGAGTTTCTTCGTCCTGTTGCAAAACTGAGAATACCATGTGAAGAAGAACAGGTTGCAACTGTAGCTATGAGAGATGATGAAAATCAAGAGGAGCAGGCGAGGGTAAATCTGTTAGCTAGTCCTCTGGTTGCACCTATAGGGATTCAGTTTAGTTCAGCTAGTGTTGGTGGTTGTTCCGGTAGAAAAATGGTTCCCGTCTCAACCAGCGCTGACGTAATGAGTGGTGGGTTACCAGACACAGAGATGCTGAGGAAAAGGATGGAGAATATTGCAGAAGCACATGGTCTTGAAGGGGTTTCTACTGAGTGTGCTAATACAATGAATGCTGTGCTGGATGTTTATCTGAAGAAGCTGATCAAATCGTGCGTTGATTTGGTCGGAACTCGGTCCACTAATGGAATAGGAGAAGGTTTAGACAAGCGTCAGAGTCAGAAGATGGTTAACAGTGTGCAAATACAAACTCCTGACAGAAGACAAGATGAGCATTATGTGTCTCTGGTTGATTTTAGAACCGCCATGGAGTTGAATCCACAACAGCTTGGGGAAGACTGGCCAACACTCTTGGAGAGAATCTCCATACGGTCTTTGAGGAACACTGACTTCTGA
- the LOC130495839 gene encoding probable E3 ubiquitin-protein ligase RHB1A, translating into MDTKSSSSRFLDIQVTARVQSSSSYSSEVIIFQSHHVEILLQDKPNGSSLIETLGSCPDPRHKDSTLSLAFDNLTPSYIFQRLFNKLKDYDLSKHIKECTIGEFQRRDLPQGQPLLITVVVKSTRKVYLEREEMCSICFEDFESKPMRLFPGCFHQFHRECLFEWIERRGHDSCPLCRHPFE; encoded by the coding sequence ATGGATACTAAATCATCATCATCGAGGTTCCTCGATATCCAAGTAACCGCTAGGGTTCAATCTTCCTCCTCGTACTCCTCAGAGGTTATCATCTTTCAATCTCACCACGTGGAGATACTCTTACAAGACAAGCCCAACGGTTCTTCTCTCATCGAAACCCTAGGCTCCTGCCCGGACCCTCGCCACAAGGACTCTACTCTCTCCCTTGCTTTCGATAACCTCACACCGAGCTACATCTTCCAGCGCCTCTTCAATAAATTGAAGGACTACGACTTGTCAAAGCACATAAAGGAATGTACTATTGGTGAATTTCAAAGGCGAGACTTGCCGCAGGGGCAACCACTGCTCATCACCGTTGTTGTGAAATCAACACGCAAAGTGTATTTGGAAAGAGAGGAGATGTGTTCAATATGTTTCGAAGATTTCGAGAGTAAACCAATGCGCTTGTTCCCCGGTTGCTTCCATCAGTTTCATAGAGAGTGTCTTTTTGAATGGATCGAGAGAAGAGGCCATGACTCTTGCCCTCTCTGCCGCCATCCTTTCGAATAA
- the LOC130495841 gene encoding uncharacterized protein LOC130495841 translates to MRKLSSFDGTADERDGEFLRPVATVAVRDDENQEEQVKVEQPVCREDRRGGDHHRLGRYGAADERDGEFLRPVAKLRIPCEEEQVATVAMRDDENQEEQARVNLLASPLVAPIGIQFSSASVGGCSGRKMVPVSTSADVMSGGLPDTEMLRKRMENIAVAHGLEGVSTECANTLNAVLDVYLKKLIKSCVDLVGTRSTNGIEQGLVKRQSQKMVNGVQIQTPGRGQDEHSVSLVDFRTAMELNPQQLGEDWPTLLERISIRSFEEHSLLRCERK, encoded by the exons ATGAGAAAGTTGAGTAGCTTTG ATGGTACTGCTGATGAAAGAGACGGTGAGTTTCTTCGTCCTGTTGCAACTGTAGCTGTGAGAGATGATGAAAATCAAGAGGAGCAGGTGAAG GTTGAACAGCCAGTTTGTAGAGAAGACAGAAGAGGTGGTGATCATCATAGATTAGGAAGATATGGTGCTGCTGACGAAAGAGACGGTGAGTTTCTTCGTCCTGTTGCAAAACTGAGAATACCATGTGAAGAAGAACAGGTTGCAACTGTAGCTATGAGAGATGATGAAAATCAAGAGGAGCAGGCGAGGGTAAATCTGTTAGCTAGTCCTCTGGTTGCACCTATAGGGATTCAGTTTAGTTCAGCTAGTGTTGGTGGTTGTTCCGGTAGAAAAATGGTTCCCGTCTCAACCAGCGCTGACGTAATGAGTGGTGGGTTACCAGACACAGAGATGCTTAGGAAAAGGATGGAGAATATTGCAGTAGCACATGGTCTTGAAGGGGTTTCTACTGAGTGTGCTAATACGTTGAATGCTGTGTTGGATGTTTATCTGAAGAAGCTTATCAAATCGTGCGTTGATTTGGTCGGAACTCGGTCCACAAATGGAATAGAACAAGGTCTAGTCAAGCGTCAGAGTCAGAAGATGGTTAACGGTGTGCAAATACAAACTCCTGGCAGAGGACAAGATGAGCATTCTGTGTCTCTGGTTGATTTTAGAACCGCTATGGAGTTGAATCCACAACAGCTTGGGGAAGACTGGCCAACACTCTTGGAGAGAATCTCCATACGGTCTTTCGAGGAACACTCACTTCTGAGGTGTGAAAGAAAGTGA
- the LOC108807171 gene encoding fasciclin-like arabinogalactan protein 3: MGLKASSSLFCLAILLGVSSLVSAVNITRALEKYPEFSTMVEFFAKTELTPIINKRQTITVLALNNDAIGSISGRPEEELKNILMNHVVLDYYDELKLKALKDKSTLLTTLYQSTGLGQQQNGFLNCSKTNGKIYFGSAVKGSPLTAEYVTTVFRNPYNLSVVQISMPIVAPGLGDPVKVPPPPPMTPPPAPSPKKAGATPAPGPAEEEDYADAPPGAAPETAPASAPSEDGSPAPAPENAGKKKMAAADDEAEPPSSASNTGLSFGAVLFLGFVATFAGF; encoded by the coding sequence aTGGGTCTCAAGgcctcctcttctctcttctgtCTCGCCATTTTACTCGGTGTCTCCTCCCTTGTGTCAGCTGTTAACATAACCCGAGCACTAGAGAAATACCCTGAATTCAGCACCATGGTCGAGTTTTTTGCCAAGACCGAGCTCACACCGATTATTAACAAGCGTCAGACAATCACCGTTCTGGCTCTTAACAACGATGCTATCGGTTCCATCTCTGGTAGACCCGAAGAGGAGCTCAAGAACATTCTTATGAACCATGTGGTTCTTGACTATTACGATGAGCTCAAGCTCAAGGCTCTCAAGGACAAGAGCACATTGCTCACCACCCTTTACCAATCCACCGGTTTGGGCCAGCAGCAAAACGGTTTCCTCAACTGCTCCAAAACTAACGGAAAGATTTACTTTGGTTCTGCTGTGAAAGGCTCTCCTCTAACCGCTGAGTACGTCACGACCGTGTTCCGTAACCCATACAATCTCTCTGTGGTCCAGATCAGCATGCCCATTGTGGCTCCTGGTCTCGGGGATCCGGTTAAGGTTCCTCCACCACCACCCATGACTCCACCACCGGCTCCATCTCCCAAGAAGGCTGGAGCCACTCCAGCTCCTGGACCAGCTGAGGAAGAGGATTACGCAGACGCTCCTCCTGGTGCAGCTCCAGAAACCGCACCTGCATCAGCTCCATCAGAAGATGGTTCTCCTGCTCCGGCTCCAGAGAATGCTGGTAAGAAGAAGATGGCAGCAGCTGATGATGAGGCTGAACCACCTAGTTCTGCTTCTAACACCGGTTTGAGCTTTGGTGCTGTTCTCTTTCTCGGGTTTGTGGCTACCTTTGCTGGGTTCTAA
- the LOC108807172 gene encoding uncharacterized protein LOC108807172 codes for MAPPKSTGGGDKGKSVAVATSTRQTRSMDRQTRSQTQARGGGKSPSSKLMNFESPEKRKRKTTKGKEGGSATKKIKKEKEEEAVVDDDKDEDEEASEKKTIVIEHCKQHKSFTERANEVKEGLENAVPGIIVTVNPDKPRRGCFEIREEGGETFISLLDMKKPFTPMTELDMEEVVANIVEKIK; via the exons ATGGCGCCGCCGAAGAGTACCGGAGGAGGAGATAAGGGGAAATCAGTTGCGGTGGCTACGTCGACGAGGCAGACACGAAGCATGGATCGGCAGACTCGGAGCCAAACTCAGGCACGCGGGGGCGGTAAATCGCCGTCGTCGAAGCTCATGAACTTCGAATCTCCCGAGAAGAGGAAAAGGAAGACGACGAAAGGCAAGGAAGGTGGATCAGCGACgaagaagatcaagaaagaAAAGGAGGAGGAAGCTGTGGTAGACGACGACAAGGACGAAGACGAAGAAGCCTCCGAGAAAAAGACGATTGTGATCGAGCACTG CAAACAACACAAATCATTCACGGAGAGAGCCAACGAGGTGAAGGAAGGTTTGGAGAACGCTGTTCCTGGCATCATTGTCACTGTCAATCCTGATAAG CCAAGGCGTGGATGCTTTGAGATTCGTGAGGAAGGCGGCGAAACATTCATCAgtcttttg GATATGAAGAAACCATTCACACCCATGACGGAGCTTGATATGGAGGAGGTCGTTGCTAACATCGTAGAGAAGATTAAATGA
- the LOC108810117 gene encoding protein CUP-SHAPED COTYLEDON 1-like, producing MEQGDHQQQKKEEEALPPGFRFHPTDEELISYYLVNKIADQNFTGKAIADVDLNKSEPWELPEKAKMGGKEWYFFSLRDRKYPTGVRTNRATNTGYWKTTGKDKEILNSTTSELVGMKKTLVFYRGRAPRGEKTSWVMHEYRLHSKSSYRTSKQDEWVVCRVLKKAEATKKYISNSSSSGSHHLQSHARASILSTNNNNPNYSSDLLQLPAHLQPHTSLNINQTLMANAVHLAELSRVFRASTSSTMDAHQQLMSYNHMPVSGLNLNLGGGLAQPAPPAVSLEDVVAVTASFNGQHGFGNVEMSQCMDLDGYWPS from the exons ATGGAACAAGGAGATCATCAgcagcagaagaaagaagaagaggctTTGCCTCCAGGTTTCAGGTTTCATCCAACGGATGAGGAGCTAATCTCGTATTACTTGGTTAATAAGATCGCTGATCAAAACTTCACGGGAAAAGCAATCGCCGATGTTGATCTCAACAAGTCCGAGCCTTGGGAGCTTCCTG AGAAGGCGAAAATGGGAGGAAAAGAATGGTACTTTTTTAGCCTACGCGACCGAAAGTACCCGACAGGTGTGAGAACAAACCGGGCGACCAATACAGGATATTGGAAAACCACAGGAAAAGACAAAGAGATACTCAATAGCACAACCTCAGAGTTGGTCGGAATGAAGAAAACTTTGGTCTTCTACAGAGGAAGAGCTCCTCGTGGGGAGAAGACTAGTTGGGTCATGCATGAATACCGACTTCACTCCAAGTCCTCCTATAGAACCTCAAAG CAAGACGAGTGGGTAGTGTGTAGGGTGTTAAAGAAAGCAGAAGCAACCAAGAAATACATAAGCAACAGTAGCAGCAGCGGAAGTCATCATCTCCAAAGCCACGCAAGAGCCTCAATACTATCAACCAACAACAATAATCCTAATTACTCATCGGACCTCCTTCAACTTCCAGCACATCTACAACCTCACACAAGCCTTAATATCAACCAAACCCTTATGGCTAACGCGGTTCACCTAGCCGAGCTCTCTAGAGTCTTTCGTGCCTCCACAAGCAGTACCATGGATGCTCATCAGCAGCTAATGAGCTACAACCACATGCCTGTCTCGGGGCTCAATCTCAACCTTGGTGGTGGATTGGCACAGCCGGCTCCTCCCGCTGTGTCGCTTGAGGATGTTGTCGCTGTTACCGCTTCATTCAATGGCCAACATGGGTTTGGAAATGTGGAGATGAGCCAGTGCATGGACTTGGATGGATACTGGCCATCTTAA